The following are from one region of the Sphingomonas sp. J315 genome:
- the uvrA gene encoding excinuclease ABC subunit UvrA: MALTHISVRGAREHNLKGVDIDIPRDTLTVITGLSGSGKSSLAFDTIYAEGQRRYVESLSAYARQFLEMMQKPDVEHIDGLSPAISIEQKTTSRNPRSTVATVTEIYDYMRLLWARVGIPYSPATGLPIAAQTVSQMVDRVLALPEGTRLLLLAPVVRGRKGEYRKELAEWQKAGFQRVRIDGETYLIEEAPALDKKYKHDIEVVVDRLVVRDDIATRLAESFETALKLADGLAFVDLVDTTVDALANNRVNEAPQSFTHDVAPAKAGASSEGALPSETPAFAGVTDGKMKGTGLPPNRIVFSERFACPVSGFTIAEIEPRLFSFNAPQGACPACDGLGEKLVFDEDLVVPNHELSIKKGAVVPWAKSNPPSPYYMQVLGSLAREFGFSLDTPWKDLPGEVQLIILHGTGGRPVTLTFIDGRKSYDVKKPFEGVIGNLNRRMLQTESAWMREELSKYQAAHPCETCHGARLKPEALAVKIAGRDISSVTRLSVADAVPFFQTLPAALTGQQQEIARAILKEIDERLGFLNNVGLDYLNLDRTSGTLSGGESQRIRLASQIGSGLSGVLYVLDEPSIGLHQRDNDMLLVTLRRLRDLGNTVLVVEHDEDAIRSADYVIDMGPGAGVHGGEVVAQGTFEQVLACTDSITADYLAGRREVPLPAKRRKGNGKKLTVHNATANNLTGVTASIPLGTFTCITGVSGSGKSSFTIDTLYAAAARHLNGARMLAGKHDRITGLDHLDKVIDIDQSPIGRTPRSNPATYTGAFTNIRDWFAGLPEAQVRGYKPGRFSFNVKGGRCEACTGDGLLKIEMHFLPDVYVTCDVCHGQRYNRETLEVKFKGRSIADVLDMTVEDAVEFFKAVPPIRDKMAMLAEVGLGYIKVGQQATTLSGGEAQRVKLAKELSRRATGQTLYILDEPTTGLHFEDVRKLLEVLHALVEQGNTVVVIEHNLDVIKTADWILDLGPEGGVKGGEIVAEGTPEAVAKEPRSYTGKYLAPLLERGGVKERAEVAAE; this comes from the coding sequence ATGGCACTGACTCACATTTCCGTCCGCGGCGCGCGCGAGCATAACCTCAAGGGCGTGGACATCGACATTCCGCGCGACACGCTGACGGTCATCACCGGCCTGTCGGGCAGCGGCAAATCCAGCCTCGCCTTCGATACCATCTATGCCGAGGGGCAGCGGCGCTATGTCGAGAGCCTGAGCGCCTATGCGCGCCAGTTCCTCGAGATGATGCAGAAGCCCGATGTCGAGCATATCGATGGCCTCAGCCCCGCGATCAGCATCGAGCAGAAGACGACCAGCCGCAACCCGCGCTCGACCGTCGCGACGGTGACCGAGATCTACGATTATATGCGCCTGCTGTGGGCGCGCGTCGGCATCCCCTACAGCCCCGCCACCGGTCTGCCCATCGCGGCGCAGACTGTCAGCCAGATGGTCGACCGCGTCCTCGCGCTCCCCGAAGGCACCCGCCTGCTGCTCCTCGCCCCCGTCGTGCGCGGCCGCAAGGGCGAGTATCGCAAGGAACTCGCCGAGTGGCAAAAGGCCGGTTTCCAGCGCGTCCGCATCGACGGCGAAACCTATCTGATCGAGGAAGCCCCCGCGCTCGACAAGAAGTACAAGCATGACATCGAGGTGGTCGTGGACCGCCTGGTGGTCCGCGACGACATCGCCACGCGCCTCGCGGAGAGCTTCGAGACGGCGCTGAAGCTGGCGGACGGGCTGGCCTTCGTCGATCTGGTGGACACCACGGTCGACGCGCTCGCCAACAACCGCGTAAACGAAGCGCCGCAGAGCTTCACCCACGACGTCGCCCCAGCGAAAGCTGGGGCCTCCAGCGAAGGCGCGCTGCCGTCAGAGACCCCGGCTTTCGCCGGGGTGACGGATGGCAAGATGAAGGGCACCGGTCTGCCGCCCAACCGCATCGTCTTCTCCGAACGCTTCGCCTGTCCTGTCAGCGGCTTCACCATCGCCGAGATCGAACCGCGCCTGTTCTCCTTCAACGCCCCGCAGGGCGCGTGCCCGGCGTGCGACGGCCTCGGCGAAAAGCTGGTGTTCGACGAAGACCTCGTCGTCCCCAACCATGAGCTGAGCATCAAGAAGGGTGCGGTCGTCCCCTGGGCCAAGTCCAATCCGCCCAGCCCCTATTACATGCAGGTGCTCGGCAGCCTCGCCCGCGAATTCGGCTTCTCCCTCGACACCCCGTGGAAGGACCTGCCCGGCGAGGTCCAGCTGATCATCCTCCACGGCACCGGCGGGCGTCCGGTCACGCTCACCTTCATCGACGGCCGCAAGAGCTACGACGTGAAGAAGCCGTTCGAGGGCGTCATCGGCAACCTCAACCGCCGCATGCTCCAGACCGAAAGCGCCTGGATGCGCGAGGAACTGTCCAAATACCAGGCCGCGCACCCGTGCGAGACCTGCCACGGCGCGCGCCTCAAGCCGGAGGCGCTGGCGGTCAAGATCGCGGGCCGCGACATCTCCAGCGTCACCCGCCTGTCGGTCGCCGACGCGGTCCCGTTCTTCCAGACGCTTCCCGCCGCGCTCACCGGCCAGCAGCAGGAGATCGCCCGCGCGATCCTCAAGGAAATCGACGAACGCCTCGGCTTCCTCAACAATGTCGGCCTCGATTACCTCAACCTCGATCGCACCAGCGGCACGCTGTCGGGCGGGGAGAGCCAGCGCATCCGCCTCGCGTCACAGATCGGCAGCGGCCTGTCCGGCGTCCTCTACGTCCTCGACGAACCCAGCATCGGCCTGCATCAGCGCGACAACGACATGCTGCTCGTCACCCTCCGGCGGCTCCGCGATCTCGGCAACACCGTGCTGGTGGTCGAACATGACGAGGACGCGATCCGCAGCGCCGATTACGTCATCGACATGGGGCCGGGCGCGGGCGTCCATGGCGGCGAGGTCGTCGCACAGGGGACGTTCGAACAGGTGCTCGCCTGCACCGACTCCATCACCGCCGACTATCTCGCCGGCCGCCGCGAAGTCCCGCTCCCCGCCAAGCGCCGCAAGGGCAATGGCAAGAAGCTGACCGTCCACAACGCCACCGCCAACAACCTCACCGGCGTCACCGCGTCGATCCCGCTCGGCACCTTCACCTGCATCACCGGCGTGTCCGGCTCGGGCAAGTCGAGCTTCACCATCGACACGCTCTACGCCGCCGCCGCGCGTCACCTCAACGGCGCGCGCATGCTCGCGGGCAAGCATGACCGGATCACCGGCCTCGATCATCTCGACAAGGTGATCGACATCGATCAGTCGCCGATCGGCCGCACCCCGCGCTCCAACCCCGCGACCTATACCGGCGCCTTCACCAACATCCGCGACTGGTTCGCCGGGCTGCCCGAGGCTCAGGTGCGCGGCTACAAGCCCGGCCGGTTCAGCTTCAACGTCAAGGGCGGGCGGTGCGAGGCCTGCACCGGCGACGGCCTGCTCAAGATCGAAATGCACTTCCTGCCCGACGTCTACGTCACCTGCGACGTATGCCACGGCCAGCGCTACAACCGCGAAACGCTGGAGGTGAAGTTCAAGGGGCGCAGCATCGCCGACGTGCTCGACATGACGGTCGAGGATGCGGTGGAGTTCTTCAAGGCCGTCCCCCCGATCCGCGACAAGATGGCGATGCTGGCCGAAGTCGGCCTCGGCTATATCAAGGTCGGCCAACAGGCCACGACCCTGTCCGGCGGCGAAGCCCAGCGCGTCAAACTCGCCAAGGAACTCAGCCGCCGCGCCACCGGCCAGACGCTCTACATCCTCGACGAACCCACCACGGGTCTGCATTTCGAGGACGTCCGCAAGCTGCTGGAGGTGCTCCACGCGCTGGTCGAACAGGGCAACACCGTGGTGGTGATCGAACATAACCTCGATGTCATCAAGACCGCCGACTGGATCCTCGACCTCGGCCCCGAAGGCGGCGTCAAGGGCGGCGAGATCGTCGCCGAGGGCACGCCGGAGGCAGTGGCGAAGGAGCCGCGCAGCTATACGGGGAAGTATCTTGCGCCGTTGCTGGAGCGGGGTGGGGTGAAGGAGCGGGCTGAGGTGGCGGCGGAGTAG
- a CDS encoding rRNA large subunit pseudouridine synthase E — protein sequence MLILFNKPWGVLSQFTDEGSGHPTLADYIDVPGVYPAGRLDRDSEGLLLLTDDGRLQARIADPKHKVAKTYWAQVEGEPDDAALAALRSGVRLKDGMTRPALAERIDPPAIWPRDPPVRFRKSVPDCWIALTIAEGRNRQVRRMTAAVGHPTLRLVRWRVGDWTLDDVAPGTWRSA from the coding sequence ATGCTGATCCTGTTCAACAAGCCCTGGGGCGTGCTCTCGCAATTCACCGACGAGGGGAGCGGGCATCCGACGCTGGCGGACTATATCGACGTGCCGGGGGTATATCCCGCCGGGCGGCTGGATCGCGACAGCGAAGGGTTGTTGCTGCTGACCGATGACGGGCGGTTGCAGGCGCGGATCGCCGACCCGAAGCACAAGGTGGCCAAAACCTATTGGGCGCAGGTCGAGGGCGAGCCGGATGACGCCGCGCTGGCGGCGCTGCGCAGCGGAGTGCGATTGAAGGACGGGATGACCCGCCCGGCGCTGGCCGAGCGGATCGACCCGCCCGCGATCTGGCCGCGCGACCCGCCGGTGCGGTTCCGCAAGAGCGTCCCCGATTGCTGGATCGCGCTGACCATCGCCGAAGGGCGTAACCGGCAGGTGCGGCGCATGACCGCAGCGGTCGGCCATCCGACGTTGCGGCTGGTGCGCTGGCGCGTGGGCGACTGGACGCTGGATGACGTCGCGCCGGGGACATGGCGAAGCGCGTAA
- a CDS encoding PepSY domain-containing protein: MPLFIGFSQDNPIITVTVGPTPDAPGSAMRLFSYDRTTGASAGEIKEEGVMHFLLQLHTDMFLGLPGMLFLGVMGGLFILAIASGVVLYVPFMRRLPFGTLRKSRSARVRRLDTHNLLGVVTLGWALVVGLTGVINAFADPLTDSWREGELKAMVAARGADQPLTPADYGSVDKAMTAAKAALPGVSPQFIGFPGGAWSSGRHYAIFFQGDTPLTSHVLTPALVDAETGTLTDTAAMPALNQALMLSKPLHFGDYGGIALKMLWAILTLATIWVLWTGLQLWLGKGARNTERAVDEIVHAGSAL, translated from the coding sequence GTGCCGTTGTTCATCGGGTTCAGCCAGGACAATCCGATCATCACCGTGACCGTCGGACCGACGCCCGATGCGCCGGGATCGGCGATGCGGCTATTCTCGTACGACCGCACCACCGGTGCGAGCGCGGGGGAGATCAAGGAAGAGGGCGTGATGCACTTCCTGCTGCAGCTACATACCGATATGTTCCTGGGGCTGCCGGGGATGTTGTTTCTGGGCGTGATGGGCGGACTGTTCATCCTCGCGATCGCGTCGGGTGTGGTCCTCTACGTCCCGTTCATGCGGCGGTTGCCGTTCGGAACGCTGCGCAAGTCGCGGAGCGCGCGGGTGCGGCGGCTCGACACGCATAACCTGCTCGGCGTGGTGACGCTGGGTTGGGCGCTGGTGGTCGGACTGACCGGGGTGATCAATGCCTTTGCCGACCCGCTGACCGACAGCTGGCGCGAGGGCGAGCTGAAGGCGATGGTCGCCGCGCGCGGTGCGGACCAGCCGCTCACCCCCGCTGACTACGGATCGGTCGACAAGGCGATGACGGCCGCCAAGGCGGCTTTGCCCGGCGTGTCGCCGCAGTTTATCGGCTTTCCCGGCGGCGCATGGAGCAGCGGGCGGCATTATGCGATCTTCTTTCAGGGCGATACGCCGCTGACCAGCCATGTGCTGACCCCCGCGCTGGTCGATGCCGAAACCGGCACGCTGACCGACACCGCGGCAATGCCTGCGCTCAACCAGGCGCTGATGCTGTCCAAGCCGCTGCATTTCGGCGACTATGGCGGGATCGCGCTCAAGATGCTGTGGGCGATCCTGACGCTGGCGACGATCTGGGTGCTGTGGACCGGGCTGCAATTGTGGTTGGGCAAGGGCGCGCGGAACACCGAGCGGGCGGTGGACGAAATCGTTCATGCCGGATCGGCGCTGTGA